Part of the Lolium rigidum isolate FL_2022 chromosome 6, APGP_CSIRO_Lrig_0.1, whole genome shotgun sequence genome, CTCGAGCGGCTCAACAGGGAAGCCAGGTCCCGGACCATGCCGCTCGGCTGCCACAACGTGGTGCCAAGGGCGATGCCGCTGTTCCACCAGACCATGAAGGAGCACGGTGCGTGTTCTACTTCTCTTTGCTTTCCTCCTTTTCCTTGACCCTTTTTTTCGGCGGCAAGTCCTCAATTTTAGCTGCATTTGCTTACCTTCGCCACATCGTCGCATCGTCTGAAAACAATTAAACGTGTGAGTATGTGCCCATGCATGAAAGGAGCTTTACGTATTGAAAAACAGAATGGGTGCTTATTACATATTCAGGTTTATGATCCATTGCTACGAAAAATATTGCATGTTCTTCGTCGAGCTTACAGTGTTGTTAGTGCTACTTTCCCCACTTTACTCAAAGTTTTAGCATATACGTACATGGATTGCGGCAAGTTTGTGACAGACAGGAACATTACAACAAGAAGAATTACAGAGAGGTATCTGTTGGCAGGAACAATTTTTCCATAACAGTATCAACAAGAAAATGCCATGCTGCATGATTACACTTACTCCAGTTGTCTACGCTAATAGACAGCATCATTCCCCGCTAGGGAAACACCAACTCAATAGTCCAAATGGAAAAGGTACACACACTAATATGATGATGACTACACCTTTAGATCCCACCATAAGTTTTTAAATGGATATACGTCAGGTTCAGGGGTACCCGTTAATAAACTATGTACGCAATCTAATAAGTTCTAGCAACATCTTTGGTGGCATCTCACTGGAGTCTCCCGCACTCAACAAACGGAATGATGTATATAGTCCCACTTGACAAATACTCCACTAAATAAACGGACTGACTGAAACACGAAATTGTTGAAAACATGTGCCATGTGCCCTTATAAGGTGCTaacatgctttttttttttttttttttttttttttgacaatcaataccacgtatattcatagcaacaaatagtacatggtagagatacatgaactgactccaacgattacaaaataaagtctaaaagatagtaacaaatcttcgaggtcttcaatttctttcttcttccagaacacaatcttgtactcttctgaaggcagccaaagatagataacgaaccatagacctgtagataccgatgaaagttctcccataattttttgagccgcaatgccaaggctgtgtgcacgcacgcaaccattaaagcagtcatacaacatcggcaagagtaccaacaccagtatgtcagggaataataaccgactagctttatcgtcgtcgatggagagccgagagtacgaatcaccattgtcgagaacgtagcagccgggacaacaactgcgaggataatcctcctcgcggcaacaacgacaaaagatccaaaatcgatctggcgaagcaagatccgaagacccatacctagaaaattgtgattgttcaacaccaccattgacgccgggaagaagatctcgtcgccgaacgaaaggccgaagatcacttattgcagacgatgtcatctccattgaggggaaaccaacaagaagatgactaccaaaatcctaacataatctaataaaaacaatacttttattcgaaactccacgcatagatcgggttccccactcctcccgacgccggcgaagccgaccggaggagggggaaccaatctatgaaggaggatgaactagagacggctagggttgaggcggcggctgagaggagagACGAGGTGGTGCCTACTGCCTAGTGGTATGTGGTTTTGTCACGGCAGGTTTTCGTCTCCTTTGGTCGCTTATAAGGTGCTAACATGCTAATTCGCTGTAATTTTAAAATTGGTTAACAGGTAAAACGTCGATCACTTGGTTCGGACCGGAGCCTAGAGTGACCATCACCAAGCCTGAACTGGTGCGAGAAGTCCTGTCCAACAAGTACGGCAACTttgagaagctcaagcttggcAGACTTCAGAGGTTGCTGCACAACGGTATTGGGAGCCACGAGGGAGAAAAATGGGCGAAGCACAGGAagatcatcaaccctgccttccATCTCGAAAAGCTCAAGGTTATATTTCTGTGATGTCACTGACATGGCAACCTGGGAATGCTTGGCCGTGTGAGACAGACCTGTAACAAAGTTTCTGTTGCGATTTCAGCTCATGTTGCCTGCTTTCGCCGCATGCTGCACGGAGTTGGTGGAACGATGGGAAGGTTTAGCCGTGGGTGATGCGCCATGCGAGGTCGATGTCTGGCCTGATATGCAGAACCTGACGGGGGACGTCATCTCCCGCGCCGCATTCGGCAGCAGCTACCTTGAAGGCAGAAGGATATTCCAGCTTCAGGGGGAGCAGATCGAGCTCACCGTGCTCGCCATGAACAAGATACATATCCCTGGTTACATGTGAGTTCTTCGTTATTAGTAATCTCTTCTCAATCTTGCGTGCACTCTGGATATATACTGATGCATTCTTCATGTATGTGCAGGTTCTTTCCAACCAAATCCAACCGAAGGATGAAGCAGATCGCCGCGGAGATCGGGAGCATCCTAAAAGGCATCATTGAGAAAAGAGAGAACGCCCTGAAAGCCGGCAAAGCTACGAGCGACGATCTTCTCGGGCTGCTGCTGGAGTCCAACATGGCGCACTGCAGGGGAGACGGCAATTCGAACGCCGGTATCACGACCGACGACGTGATCGGAGAGTGCAAGCTCTTCTACTTCGCCGGCATGGAGACCACGTCGGTGCTGCTCACGTGGACCATGATCGTGCTCTCCATGCACCCGGAGTGGCAGGACCGTGCCAGGGAGGAGGTCATGCGTGCCTTCGGATCTAGCACGCCAGATTACGACGGCTTGAGTCACCTGAAAATCGTAAGTCCTAGTACCATCTTCGTCTTACCCTATCATTCTGGTTCCTGGACGATTTGGAGCGGGAAAAGAAATTCATGAATCTAATGAGACTAGTATATGATCGCATTTTCAGGTGACCATGGTGCTGTACGAGGTGCTGCGGCTGTACACCCCGCTCACGTCGCTCATCCGCAAGACGTACAGGCCGGTGGAGCTCGGCGGCGTCAGCTACCCGGCGGGTGTGCTGCTCATGCTGCCATTGCTGTGCGTCCACCACGACAAGGATGTCTGGGGCGCGGACGCCGCCGTTTTCCGGCCGGAGAGGTTCGCCGAGGGGATCTCCAGGGCGTCGGCGGACGCGCCGGCCTTCTTCCCGTTCGGCTGGGGGCCGCGGATCTGCGTCGGCCAGAACTTCGCGCTGCTCGAGGCCAAGATGGGGCTCGCCATGATCCTCCAGCGCTTCTCCTTCGACCTCTCGTCCTCATACACGCACGCGCCCTTCCCCGTCGGCCTGCTACTGCCAGAGCACGGCGCGCAAGTCAGGCTCACCAGGCTTCAGTGAGCTGCTCGATTGGTTAATCTGCATGTACAGCATAACACTGGTGGATTCTAAGACTCACTGGCCCACTCATCAACAACGTCTAAAAGGCATGTTTGTGGGGTTGACTTTGTACACAAGTCGGTTctactcttcttctttttctttaggATAAAAAAAGTTGCTTGGTTTATTGATCAACTGGTACAGTGGCTCACACAAATAGGCAGACAACATCTTTAATGTTTAATTTGTAAGTACTTTAGAGATCCCCTTTAAGTTCATACAATATATGGTGAATATATGTTTATGTCAATGAAATGAGGTTCAGTAGCTCCAAAGAGACGTCCATCTGTAAATGGCTTATAATAATACATGCATTTATTTATGGGTGTGGTGTGACTATTTCTTCGTCGACTGAGAAAAATTTCGTTCTCAGTTAGATGATGTCAAcaaatttcagttgcaacttATTTTGTAACTCATGAGTAGCATGAATCAAGATGCAAAATCAAATGGTGTAAGATTTGACTGATCATgaagttagttctcagctagctcagaactagcaaatccctttATTTATAACTAGCATTGTGGTCCTCGCAAATGTGAGGGCATCATCTAAAAGTGTCAGGAAAATACATTTGTTGCTCCATATATTTATATTGGGTATTATAGATACAACATCACTAAAGGCacaataaaatatcacatgtctAGAGTAAATTTTAATAATGATATTTATTTTCTGGATGAATGATTACCCTTTGGAAAAAAACCCATATCATTAACTATATATATAGTTACATTATAGTCTTTTTTTACACAAATACGGTAAGAAAGGCCCCTGCTATGTCATTTTTTATTTAGAAAAATGGTGGGATAATTACATGACAATGATCCAGTCATATACGGGTTTATAGCGTATCAAGCCATGCTTGCATACCTTCTTTGAGACTAGGCCTAGCTCTATGCATAGTTAGATCAAACAAAGACATAAATCTAATGATACAACATTGCAAATTTGGGGTTTtatcattgaagatgaagtcaTTCCTCTGGTCCCATATGCTCCAACATCCTTTTTGTTTGAGTAGTGAGGACTGCTCCAAATCATATTCCCTGAGTCA contains:
- the LOC124660790 gene encoding cytochrome P450 72A397-like, whose protein sequence is MATSVTGSPLAFPWEQQQLVLLYAIAGAVLAWCAVRTLEWAWWRPRRLERALRSQGLRGTTFQSIAGDAPLLERLNREARSRTMPLGCHNVVPRAMPLFHQTMKEHGKTSITWFGPEPRVTITKPELVREVLSNKYGNFEKLKLGRLQRLLHNGIGSHEGEKWAKHRKIINPAFHLEKLKLMLPAFAACCTELVERWEGLAVGDAPCEVDVWPDMQNLTGDVISRAAFGSSYLEGRRIFQLQGEQIELTVLAMNKIHIPGYMFFPTKSNRRMKQIAAEIGSILKGIIEKRENALKAGKATSDDLLGLLLESNMAHCRGDGNSNAGITTDDVIGECKLFYFAGMETTSVLLTWTMIVLSMHPEWQDRAREEVMRAFGSSTPDYDGLSHLKIVTMVLYEVLRLYTPLTSLIRKTYRPVELGGVSYPAGVLLMLPLLCVHHDKDVWGADAAVFRPERFAEGISRASADAPAFFPFGWGPRICVGQNFALLEAKMGLAMILQRFSFDLSSSYTHAPFPVGLLLPEHGAQVRLTRLQ